The Claveliimonas bilis genome window below encodes:
- a CDS encoding O-antigen ligase family protein, with protein MIKIKKEFILDVIIILIFIVLGSYAINGRLMAMQPLAVIFLLVFLLGGNYKDNFGLLVMLIPFNNTLILAGISIRGIFYFIAAIKIIAFTKKKAVGILLCSMYILLGIEVINDFYYADVFSIFNNVSAILYFSVFILYKIYSEIDIYKLCNKFIISCLIALTYSLIAGGGIQAYNNTIDYYRFGQEATSLGGAMGIPIYTGLIIAIALERIFKQYGNQWINIVLISFCLLLGIMTVSRNFLLILGVIILFVVIENLQLKTLKVLGIQLLGIVAIFILYFKFQDLILNLILKFTVRIGGGESARLEIYKECINYLLSNIKALLIGEGSIGYTVIGQQNGYRFSAMAHNIYLDALMSWGIIGFSCLLIIILYMVRNNFVIKQVKKNVFLLLPASIYFVATLTEGSFNYANTYIYILFVLSYMRLSISKGNNEV; from the coding sequence ATGATTAAGATAAAAAAAGAATTTATATTAGATGTAATTATTATTTTAATATTTATTGTTTTAGGCTCGTATGCAATTAACGGTCGTTTGATGGCAATGCAACCACTGGCAGTCATTTTTCTGTTAGTATTTCTACTAGGAGGAAATTATAAGGATAACTTTGGGTTATTGGTAATGCTTATTCCCTTTAATAACACGTTGATTTTAGCGGGGATTTCTATTAGGGGAATTTTTTATTTCATAGCAGCAATAAAAATAATAGCTTTTACGAAAAAAAAGGCAGTTGGGATTCTGCTATGTTCCATGTATATTTTACTTGGTATTGAAGTAATAAATGATTTTTATTATGCCGATGTATTTTCAATATTTAACAATGTAAGTGCAATTCTCTATTTTTCCGTTTTTATTCTTTATAAAATATACAGTGAAATTGATATATACAAGTTATGTAACAAATTTATTATTTCATGTCTGATAGCTCTAACCTATTCTTTAATAGCTGGTGGGGGTATACAAGCATATAATAATACTATAGATTATTACCGATTTGGACAGGAAGCAACTTCTTTAGGTGGAGCAATGGGAATTCCTATATATACGGGACTCATAATTGCTATTGCTTTAGAAAGAATATTTAAACAATATGGAAATCAATGGATAAATATTGTGCTGATAAGTTTTTGCCTTTTGTTAGGAATTATGACAGTTTCAAGAAATTTTTTGTTGATTTTAGGAGTCATTATTCTATTTGTCGTTATTGAAAATCTTCAGTTAAAAACTTTAAAAGTATTGGGAATACAACTATTGGGGATTGTGGCAATTTTCATATTATATTTTAAATTTCAAGATTTAATTCTAAATCTTATCTTGAAATTTACTGTCCGGATTGGTGGTGGTGAAAGTGCTAGGTTAGAAATATATAAAGAGTGCATAAACTATTTATTATCTAATATAAAAGCTTTACTAATTGGTGAGGGAAGCATTGGCTATACTGTTATAGGACAACAAAATGGATATAGGTTTAGTGCTATGGCACATAACATTTATCTTGATGCATTAATGTCTTGGGGGATTATTGGATTTTCCTGTCTCCTCATTATAATTTTATATATGGTAAGAAATAATTTTGTAATAAAACAAGTGAAAAAAAATGTTTTTTTGCTCTTGCCAGCAAGTATATATTTCGTAGCAACACTTACGGAAGGCTCTTTTAATTATGCGAACACATATATTTATATTCTTTTTGTTTTAAGCTATATGCGGCTAAGTATTTCAAAGGGTAATAATGAAGTCTAA